A single region of the Rattus rattus isolate New Zealand chromosome 8, Rrattus_CSIRO_v1, whole genome shotgun sequence genome encodes:
- the Pigb gene encoding GPI mannosyltransferase 3, with product MEPETGDHSTAFRNLHSSSGEMKLRKRKSTQYVIAQEKRSRRVDLLGENIYLVLFTIALRIFNCFLVQTSFVPDEYWQSLEVAHHMVFSYGYLTWEWTERLRGYTYPLIFASIYKILHLLGKDSVQLLIWIPRLGQALLSAVADLRLYSLTKQLENQEVARWVFFCQLCSWFTWYCCTRTLTNTMETALTVIALFYYPLEGSRSKNSVKYSLLVALACVVRPTALIPWVPLLFRHLYQEQRKLHLMLHHFLPVGFITFSLSLIIDRIFFGQWTLVQFNFLKFNVLQNLGTFYGSHPWHWYFSQGFPVVLGTHLSFFIHGCFLAPRRLNILLLAVLWTLLVYSMLGHKEFRFIYPVLPFCMVFCGYSLAHLKAWRKAALSFLLLSNVLLALYTGLVHQRGTLDVMHHIQKVCPRGPDPAPASVFIMMPCHSTPYYSHVHCPLSMRFLQCPPDLTGKTQYLDEADTFYLNPLGWLQQEFHSNASLPTHLVTFNVLDKEIHAFLTSGNYERTATFFHTHWPERRTGSHIHVYERRLASRVSTGGN from the exons ATGGAGCCCGAGACCGGCGATCACAGCACGGCCTTCCGCAATCTCCACAGCAGCTCTGGAGAGATGAAGCTGCGGAAGAGGAAGTCCACGCAGTATGTGATCGCTCAGGAAAAGCGCTCTCGGCGCGTTG ATCTTCTTGGAGAAAACATTTACCTGGTCTTGTTTACCATTGCTCTGCGAATATTTAACTGCTTCTTAGTCCAGACAAGTTTTGTTCCTGACGAATACTGGCAGTCTCTGGAAGTTGCACACCACATGGTTTTCAG ttatggCTATTTGACCTGGGAAtggacagagagactgagaggttACACTTATCCCCTAATCTTTGCAAGCATTTACAAGATTCTGCATCTTCTGGGGAAAGACAGTGTTCAATTACTG ATCTGGATTCCCAGACTTGGCCAAGCTCTTCTGTCTGCTGTAGCAGACCTAAGGCTTTACTCCCTCACGAAGCAGCTGGAAAACCAGGAAGTGGCGCGATGGGTG TTTTTCTGCCAGCTGTGCTCCTGGTTCACGTGGTACTGCTGTACCCGGACCCTCACAAACACCATGGAGACTGCCCTCACTGTCATCGCCCTTTTCTACTATCCTCTGGAAGGCTCAAGGTCCAAGAACAG TGTCAAGTACTCGCTCCTGGTGGCACTTGCTTGTGTGGTCCGCCCCACAGCACTTATCCCGTGGGTGCCGTTACTCTTCAGACATCTCTACCAAGAACAGAGAAAGCTCCACCTGATGCTGCATCATTTTTTACCCGTAGG ATTCATTACCTTCAGTTTGTCTCTGATAATTGATCGTATCTTTTTTGGCCAA TGGACGCTGGTCCAgtttaactttttgaaatttaacgtGCTGCAGAACTTGGGGACGTTTTATGGCTCTCACCCATGGCACTGGTACTTCAGTCAAGGGTTTCCAGTTGTCCTGGGGACCCACTTATCCTTCTTCATTCACGGTTGCTTCCTGGCCCCTAGGAGGCTCAACATACTACTGCTGGCCGTGCTGTGGACACTGCTGGTGTACAG CATGTTGGGCCACAAAGAATTCAGATTTATCTATCCAGTTTTACCATTTTGCATGGTGTTCTGTG GATACTCGCTAGCCCACCTGAAGGCATGGAGGAAGGCAGCTCTGAGCTTCCTGCTCTTGTCAAATGTGCTGCTGGCACTCTACACTGGCCTAGTTCATCAGAGAGGCACGCTGGATGTCATGCATCACATTCAGAAAGTCTGCCCCAGAGGTCCTGACCCAGCTCCGGCCTCAGTATTCATCATGATGCCCTGCCACTCCACGCCTTACTACAG CCATGTTCACTGCCCACTGTCCATGCGGTTTCTCCAGTGTCCCCCAGACTTGACTGGAAAAACTCAGTATCTTGATGAAGCAGATACGTTCTACTTAAACCCCTTAGGCTGGTTACAACAAGAGTTTCACAGCAATGCGTCACTCCCCACTCACTTGGTCACCTTCAATGTTCTGGATAAG